The nucleotide sequence GCCGGTGTCGGTGGCTGGTGGATGGTACGCAGGATGCGCCAGGCGAAGACTGCGGCACCCGAGGAAGCGGCGGAGTACGAAGAAGAAGCCCGCACGATGTGGCGGCCGGTTACTCGTCTCGCTCTTGGGGTGATGATCGCCTCGGGCTTCGCGCTCGCTGTCACGGGGGACATCCAGGCCAAGCTCATGTTCGAGCAGCAGCCGATGAAGATGGCCTCAGCTGAGGCACTGTGCCACACCGAACGTGGCGCGGAGTTCTCGCTCCTCACTATCGGCGACCACAACAATGACTGCGAAAACGTGCGGCATATCCTCGCCGTGCCTGGGTTGACCTCCTTCTTGGCGACAAATGACTTCAACGCAGAACTCATGGGTGTGGTCGAGCTGCAGGAGATGTACTCGGAGCGTTACGGGGAGGCCAATTATCAGCCCAACCTGTTCATCACCTACTGGTCATTCCGGCTGATGATCGGTCTCGCGTTTGGTTCGGCGGCACTCGCTCTCGCAGGCCTGTGGGTGACGCGCCGTGGACGCGTCCCGGACCAGGAGTGGTTCGGCAAGCTGGCGATCTTCGCGATCCCGACACCGTTCCTCGCGAACAGCTTCGGCTGGATCTTCACGGAAATGGGACGACAGCCCTGGGTTGTGGTGCCCAACCTGACAGGTGTCGACCAGGTCCGTCTCATGACGGCTGACGCGGTGTCGAACCACTCCGCCGGGTTGGTGCTTGCCTCGCTCATCACCTTCACGCTGGTGTACGGCGCGCTCGCGGTCGTCTGGTTCTATCTGCTCCGGCGTTACGTCCTGGAAGGGCCGCTCGAACACGATAAGCATCCGCACAAACACGACGACGATGAATCTGGCGATGACGTGAAACCGTTGTCGTTCGCCTACTAAGCGGGGAAACCGACCATGGAACTCACCACACTCTGGTTCATTCTCATCGCCTTCCTCTTCCTCGGCTACTTCGTGCTCGAAGGGTTCGACTTCGGCGTCGG is from Hoyosella subflava DQS3-9A1 and encodes:
- a CDS encoding cytochrome ubiquinol oxidase subunit I — encoded protein: MEALDVARWQFGITTVYHFIFVPLTIGLAPLVAVMQTMWMVTGKDHWYRLTKFFGKLFLINFALGIVTGIVQEFQFGMNWSEYSRFIGDVFGAPLALEGLAAFFIESTFLGLWIFGWGRLPRLVHLATIWMVAIGVNASAYFIIVANSFMQHPVGAVFNEETGRAELTSIWELLTNPTALAAFPHTIAGSFLTAATFVAGVGGWWMVRRMRQAKTAAPEEAAEYEEEARTMWRPVTRLALGVMIASGFALAVTGDIQAKLMFEQQPMKMASAEALCHTERGAEFSLLTIGDHNNDCENVRHILAVPGLTSFLATNDFNAELMGVVELQEMYSERYGEANYQPNLFITYWSFRLMIGLAFGSAALALAGLWVTRRGRVPDQEWFGKLAIFAIPTPFLANSFGWIFTEMGRQPWVVVPNLTGVDQVRLMTADAVSNHSAGLVLASLITFTLVYGALAVVWFYLLRRYVLEGPLEHDKHPHKHDDDESGDDVKPLSFAY